AAGCAAGGCCCCATCGCGGCGCTGTTCGGGATCGCCTCCGGCATCGCGGGTCTGGTCGTCCCGCTGGCCGGAGACGTCATCGGGGGCATCGGCGATCTCACCCAGAGCCTCATCTTCGCACCCTACAGTCGCAGCCAGGAGACGGAAGCGGATCGCGTCGGCCAGGACATCGCGGCGCGGGCCGGGTGGGATCCGGCCGCGCTGTCAAAGTCGCTCACCGCGTTGGGCCGGGAAGCCGACCTGATGAGCCAGGTGCCCCGCCGGCCCAGCTTCTTCGACTCGCATCCGGCCACTCCCGATCGGGTGGCGAGGACCGCGGAGCACGCCCGGACGTCGACGCGCGCGAGTCGACCGCCCCTCAGCGCCTCGGCCGCGGCGTTCGTCGCCCGTCTGGACGGCCTGGTGGTTGGCCCGCGGGCCGCGCGCGGCGTGATCGTGGGCCGGACGTTCGTCCATCCCGCCGCGAACGTCTTCATCGAGTTCCCCGAGAAATGGGCGGTGCAACAAACGCCGGACAAGGTGCTCGCCGTCTCGCCGGACCGCGAGGCGGCCGTGCTGCTTCGCGCCGCCGGAAAAGGACAGGATCCCCTGGACGGGGCCCGCGCCCTCGAGAAGGCGACGAAATCTCCCATCGTGGCCGGGACCGAGCGCATCACCATCAACGGCTTGCCGGCGGCGCACACGGGGCTCGAGGCCGACGGCAAGGTGGGCGTCGATCTGACCTGGATCGCCCACGGGGGAACCATCTTCCAGGTGGTCGGCCTCGCCCCCCGACAGCGGTTCGCCAGCGTTCGTCCCACCCTTGCGGCGGTGACCCGGACGTTCAGGCCCCTCACCGCGACTGAACGCGCCGGCGTCACGGAGCGGCGGATACGCCTGATCACGGCTCGGGCCGGCGAAACGATCGAAGCGCTGGCGAGCCGATCGCGCTCGGCCTGGACCAAGGAGGAGCTTGCCGTGGCCAATGGTCTGGCCGTGAGCGATCGGCTCACGGCCGGTCAAGTGATCAAGGCGGCCATCGCCGAGCCCTATCAGCCCGGGCCGGCACGATGACCGGTCCCGCCTCGCCTCAGGGCGGCGGGGCCACCACGTCCTCGTAGCGGTGCCGCCCGGTGATCAGGCCCGCGTGCTGGAAGACGTCCAGCGTCACCTCGAACGCCGGGCGGGTGATCTCGACGTGGGGCGTCCAGCAGCCGAGCTTCTGGTAGGCGGCGATCGTGGCCGCCACCACGTGGCCGACGCCGTCGTGTTCGAGCTGCTGGGGGGCGGGCCCCGGCTGATGGATGTACGCGATCGAATGCGCAGGCGAGAACCCTTCCTCCTGCAGAAAGCCGCCGGCGATGGTGGCGATCAGCGGCGTGTAGAAGGCGGAGAAGCGAGTGAACTGGATGTTGATCTGGTCGCTCGCTCATGGTTCACCTCGGACCACGGTTGACGACACCTGGTGATCAGGCGATTCTAGCGCACGGAGGACAGCATGTACGCCCGAGCCCGCCTGACTCTCCTGGCCCTCGCCGTCGGCGTGGTCTTGCTGCAGCCGGCGCCGAGCGTCGGGCAGACGACGAGCCAGGACCTGAACCGGAAGGTCAACGAAGCCGTCGCGGCGATCAAGAGCTATGCCGCCGAGCGCAAGAACGACGCCGTCGCGTACGGACAGAAGCTGCTCAGCGAGTTCGACCAGAAATACAAGGAGCTGGAGAAGAAGGCGGCCCGTGCCACCGGCGAGGCCAAGACGGAGTTAGAAAAAGAGCTGAAGGCCTTGAAGGCCAAACGCAAGCAGGCGGCCAGGAAGCTCGACGAGCTCGGCAAGGCGTCCGGGCAGTCGTGGGACAGGATGAAGCGCGACTTCGCCGACGCCTATCGCGAGCTGCAGGAGCTGTACGACAGGGTCGTGGCCAGCCTGAAGACCTGAGCGTCAGCTGCGCGCGTAGCGACGCACGAAGTCCTCGTCGACCGTGATGCCCAGCCCCGGCCGATCGGGGATCTCGACGTGGCCGTCCACCACCGCGAAGGTCTCGTGGACGAGCTCGTGGAGCAGCGGGTTGGCCCCCAGCGAGTACTCCAGGATGAAGCCGGCGCTCTGGCTGGCCGCCAGCGCGGTGCCGGCCGCGAAGGCCGGGGCGCCGGACCACAGGTGGGGGGCCAGGCGGAGGTTGAAGGCCGAGGCGATGGCGCCGATGCGCAGGCCCTCGGTGAGGCCGCCGGCGATGGCCAGATCGGGCTGGAGCACATCGGCGCCGCGCAGCTCGGCGATCTCCCGGAAGTCGTGCCGCGTGAAGTCGCTCTCACCGGTGGCGATGGGGACGGCCGAGGCCCGGCGCACCTCGGCGAGCCCGGCCTTGTCGTCGGCCGTGACCGGCTCCTCCAGCCAGTAGAGGTCGCACTCCTCGACCATCCGACAGAAGGCCTTGGCCTCGGCCACCGTCCACGTCCCGTGGGCGTCGGCCATGAGCTTGATGTCCGGGCCGAGGGCCTTGCGCGCGGCACGGACCCGGGCGGCGGAGCGGTGCGGCTCGCCGTCCATCACGCCCACGCGCATCTTGACGGCCCGGAACCCGCCCTTTTCCACGTAGCCGAGCAGCTGCTCGCCGATGCGCGCTTCATCGGCCCAGCCGCCGGAGGCGTAGGCCGGCATGCGCTCGGCCCGGCGGCCGCCGAGCAGGCGCCAGACGGGGGCGCCGAGCGACTTGCCGAGCAGGTCCCAGAGGGCGATGTCGACGCCGGCGATGGCCGAGATCGACAGGCCCCGGCGCCCGAGCTGGGGCAGGCCGTGCCCGCGGGCGATGGCATAGCCCTGGCGCGGCGTGTTGTACATCACGTCCCAGAGGCGGCTCACGTCGCGCGGATCCTGGCCGAGCAGCAGCGGGGCGAGGTCGTGGTTGATGATGGCGGCCAGCCCGTGCGACGACGCCGCGCTGCCCACGCCGGCCTTGGCCTCGCCCCAGCCCACGAGCCCGTCGTCCGTGGCGACCTTCACGACGACGGAGTCGAAGGAGGCGGCCCGGCCGAAGTCGCTGGTGTGCTGGCGCTCGTACGGGATGGGCACGTGCACCCACGTGGCGTGGACACCGGTGATCTTCACGGGCCCAGGGTAGAGTGCGCGCCGGGCGGGCGCAACCGACAAGCTGCAGAGGGCCAGCGGATGCGCTACACTCTTGCCTTCAGAAAAACCGTAAACAGCTTCGTCAACGTAAGGGAGGGGGCAAACATGGCTGTACGCATCGGCGACGAGGCGCCGGACTTCACGGCGGAGACCACCCAGGGCAAGATCCGCTTCCACGAGTGGATCGGGGACAGCTGGGTCATCCTGTTCTCGCATCCCAAGGACTTCACGCCAGTCTGCACGACCGAGCTGGGCTACATGGCGGGCCTCAAGCCGGAGTTCGACAAGCGCAACACCAAGATCATCGGCCTGTCCGTCGATCCCGTGACCGACCACCAGGCATGGTCCAAGGACATCCAGGAAACCCAGGGCCACGCCGTGACCTACCCGATGATCGGCGACGCCGACATGACGGTCGCCAAGCTCTACGACATGATCCACCCCAACGCGATCCCGGGGAAGCGGACGGCCGTCGACAACGCGACCGTGCGCACCGTGTTCGTCATCGGACCCGACAAGAAGGTGAAGGCCACGCTGGCCTATCCCATGAGCACCGGCCGGAACTTCGACGAGGTGCTGCGCCTGCTCGATTCCTGCCAGCTCACGGCCAAGCACGTGATCGCCACGCCGGTGAACTGGAAGCCGGGCCAGGACGTCATCATTCCGACGTCGGTGTCCGATGAGGACGCCAAGAAGAAGTACCCGCAGGGCTTCAAGACGCACAAGCCGTACCTGCGGACCGTGGCCCAGCCGAAGTAATCCGCGCGGGCGGAACGAAGGGTGCCCGACCGGCGCCCTCGTTCCGCCCCCGTTTCACGACTACCCGCCCGGCCTGACCCAGCCGCCGTGGACCGGGTAGTGCGAGCAGATGAACTCCACGAAGGCCGGCCGGCCTTTGGCGTTTTCGACGAAGGCGCGCTTGAGGGCCGGGATGATCTCGGACGGCTCGCGCACGTCCTCGCCGTGAAAGCCCACCGCCCGCGCCATCGCCGACATGCACGCCGACGAGTGCTCGGACACCTGCCACGTGTACGGGTCGTGACCCGCGCCCCAGAAGCCCGGCCCGTAGCCGGAGTAGCCGCCGTTGTTGATGTGCAGGGTGGTGATCCCGATCTTGTAGCGGGCCACCGCCTCGAAATTGCCCATCATGTAGCAGACGCCGGCATCGCCGGTGATGTGCACGCACTGGCGGTCGGGGTAGGCCAGCTTGGCGGCGGCGGCGCCGGCCAGGCTGAACCCCAGCGTGGACACGTTGCCCCAGCCCAGGTAGCCCCGGGGGATGTGGGCCTCGTACACGGTGCTGGTCTGATCCCTGGTGTTCCCCGAGTCGGCGGTGACGAAGGAGCTCTTGGGGTCGAGCACCTTCATGAGATCGCCCAGCACCCGGTAGGGGTTGATGGGCGTCTCGTTGGACTCCATCAGCGGGCGGAACTTGGCCCGGAACTCCTCCCTGGCCGCGCGGATCTCGGCCAGCAGCTCCGGCTTTTTCGGCGCCCCGCCCGTCCGCCTGGCCAGCTCGTCCGTCAGGGCCTGCAGGCTCAGCTTGGCGTCGCCGATCACGGCATGACGCGTCTCGTAGCTGCGGTTGATGTCCAGGGTGTCCACCGTGCACTGCACGATGGTCTTCCGGTCGGCGTCGGGCACGGCGTGGCTGAACCGGTTGGGGAAGAGGCTCCCGCCGATCGAGAAGAGCAGGTCGCAGCCGCGCAGGAAGCGCTCGGCCACCGAGCCCCGCACGCCCACCGACAGCGCATGGTGCTCGGGGAAGGCGCTCTTGCCCTTCAGCGTCGTCAGCACCGGCACCTGGGCCAGCTCGGCGAACTGCAGCAGCTCGGCCGTGGCGTCGGCGTAGAGGACGCCCTCGCCCACGTACAGCAGCGGGTTCCGGGCGGCCAGCAGCGCCTTGATGGCCGCCTTCACGTCGTCGGGGTCGGGTCCGGACCGCCAGCCCTTGACCGGCGCGTACGGATGCTCGTCGTCGTCGTATTCGCCGAGGTCGCGAGGCACCAGTAGCAGCACCGGGCCGGGACGGCCGGAGCGGAGGTGGGTGAAGGCCCGGCGCACATACGCGGGGACGAGCTCGGCGCGGTCGATCTCACCGACCCACTTGGTGACCGAGCGGAACGCGCCGGCCATGTCGAAATGCGTGTGCCGGCTGGCGCCCTGGCCCAGGCCCTCGGCGATCACCAGCAGGGGCGAGGAATCCTCCCAGGCCTGGCCGATGGCGCCGTACGCCATCTGGATCCCCGCCGCGTTGAGGCCGGCCATCACGGTGCACACGCCGATCTGCTTGCCGCAGGTCACCCGGGAGAAGGCATCGGCCACGGCGACGGCGAACCGCTCCTCGCCCATCATGAGGATGGGCACCCCCTCCTCGCCGAGGGCGTTGTTGACGGGACTGGTGGGATAGCAGCTCACCCAGGGAATGCCCTCGGCCTTGAGGATCCGGGCCAGGCCGTTCGTCGCCTTGACTTTCATGGACGTCGCCTCCTCGTCGATCCGGTGCGGGCTTCCTGGTACCCCGGGCACGAGGCGGTGTCAAGAACCGGTTCGCTTGACAAAGCTGCGCCTGGCTGGCTAGAGTCCGGTCTACACTCGCTGGCCTGTCGGCGCTCGGCTCGGCAGGAGGGCTACTCCTGAAACGGCATGAGGAGGAAATCGATGAAGCGAACTCTACTGGGCTTTGTCGTCGCGGCGATGGCCGTGGTTCTCCTGGCCCCGGGTTGGCCGGCCACGCCCGCCGAGGCGGCCGACAAGCTCCGCATCGGCGTCCACCGGGCCATCATGGGGTCCTTCGACGTGGTGGCCGACCGCAAGGGGTACTGGAAGGAGGAAGGGCTGGACTACACGGTCCAGTACTTCAAGCAAGGCAAGCTCATGCGCAACGCCGTCATCCAGGGCAACCTGGACACCGGCACGACGGGCTTCTCCCCCTTCGTGACGGCCGTCTCGAAGGGGGCCAAGGTGACCGGGGTCGGCGTGACGACGGAGATCTGCGCCACGTCCGGGCGGATCATGGTCCCCAAAGACTCGCCCGTTAAGAGCGTTGCGGACCTCAAGGGGAAGACGTTCGCGACCCTCGACGGGACGAGCACGGACATCGCCTTCCGGTCGAAGATCCTGCCGAAGCACGGCCTCAAGGTGGATGACCTGAAGTACCTCAACGTCGTGGCCACGGAGCGGGTGGCGGCCATCGTCGCGGGGAACGCGGACGCGGCCCTCATCGGCGACCCGCAGGCCGAGATCGCCGTGCAGAAGGGACTGGTCCGGGAGCTTGAGAACCTCTGCCAGGTGGATCGGACCCGCATGATGCACATCGGGAACCCCCAGACCCTGGCGAAGAACCGCGAGCTCATGGAGAAGTATTTCAAGGGCTGGCTCAAGGCGCACAAGCTGCTCAAGGAGAATCCCGAGGAGTACGCCAAGGTGTACCACCAGGCGCTGCAGGAGGTGGGCGACAAGACGGCCTACGAGGTTGTCCTGGCGGTCATCAAGCGCCTGCCCTCCAGCCCCTTCCTCACCGACCTGACGCGGCAGGACCTGCAGGACATCGCGAAGACGCAGGTGGGGCTCGGCTACATCAAGGACTACCCCGATTTCGCGAAGGGCTACAGCCAGGACGACTCCCTCCTCCGCAAGGTCGCCAAGGAGATGGGGTTCGAGGTTCCGGCCAACTGACGCTCGGCCGCCGCGTCTGCAACAACAAAGGCCCCGGGGGGGACCCCCGGGGCCTTTTCCGTTCCCGGGCGCGCGGGCGGCCCGCTCTCAGGACCTCCTGCCCTGCGCTCCCATCGCCTCCATCATCCCCCACCGGACGAGGGTGCGGCTCTCGATGGGCTGGAAAAGGATCCTCTCGAGCCCGTAACCGAAGGCCCCGAGCACGGCGAGCGCCACCATCATGAACGCGATGTCGAGGAACTCCTGGCCGTGGAGGAAGATGGCCGCCGACAGCCCCGTATCGATACCCGAGAAGAACTCGGCGGCCACCCCGGCCCGCCAGGCGCGCGCCATGCCGATGCGGAGGCTGCTCATGATCATCGAAAGGGAGCCCGGCAGCACGACCGTGCGGAAGATAGTGATCTTGGACGCGTTCATGGACTGCGCCGCCCGGATCCAGATCGGGTTCACCGTCTTGACGCCCGTCCACACCCCGAACGCTATCGGGATGAAGACGGCGAAGGAGACGACGATGATGACGGTGGAGTTGCCGAGCCCGAACCAGATGGTGGCGAGCGGCACCCAGACCAGGGCCGGGATAGGGAGCACGACCGCGAGGAGCGGCACGAAGAACGACTCCCAGAAGGAGTACCGCCCCATCAGGATGCCGATGGCGACGCCGAGGACAGCTCCGATTAAGAACGCGAGAAGCAGGCGCCAGCCCGTGGCGAGGGTGTGTTGGAGGATCTCGCTCTGCCCGAGATAGTAGAAGTAGTCGAGGAAAGTGAGGCGCGGCTCCTCCTGGAGCGCCTTCATGAGGGGGCCCGCGACGAGCTCCCAGGCCCGGATGGAGATGTCCTCCAAGGTCGGGAAGAGCTGCCCCAGGTTGTGTCTCCTCTGCGCGTACCAGGCGGCAAGCTCCCAGAATGTTAGGACGGCGAGGAAGGGATACACGACGCGGAGCCTGACCCAGATGGAAACGACCTGCTTCCTGGGGGGGCCGAGATCGAGGTCCAGCGGGGCGGCCGCGGTCTCGGTGATTCGCATAGGCTCCCCTTCCCCTTCTCAGGCTTCGCGGATCAGTTGGTCGAGCTTCCGCTGGATGTCGACGAACTCCGGCGAGAGCGCCTCCCGCGGCCGGGGCAGGGTCACGGTGAGGACCTCCCGGATGCGGCCGGGCCGCGGGAGGAAAACCACGACGCGGGTACCCAGGTAGACGGCTTCGCTCAGGTTGTGGGTGACGTAGACGACCGTTTTCTTGGTCTTCTGCCACACGTCCACCGTGAGCTCCTGGAGCTCCTCGCGCGTCTGGGCGTCGAGGGCGCCGAAGGGCTCGTCCATCAGAAGCACCTGGGGGTCGAACGCCAGGGCGCGGGCCACCGCCACGCGCTGACGCATGCCGCCGGAGAGGTTGTGGGGATAGAAGTCGGCGAACTCCTCGAGCCGGACGAGCCGCAGCAGATCGCGCGCGATCTGCTTGCGCTTGTCGGCTGGCACCCGGCGGACCTCGAGGCCGTACTCCACGTTCTTGCTCGCGGTCCGCCAGGGGAAGAGGGCGTATTCCTGGAACACGACCCCCTTGTCGTAGTCCTCCGTCAGCGGCTTGCCTTCCATCAGGATCTGGCCGGAGGTGATCTCGACGAAGCCGGCGAGGATATTGAGGAGGGTCGTCTTGCCGCATCCGGACAGCCCGACCAGGCAGAGGAACTCGCCGTCCTCGATGTCGAGGTTGACGTTCTCCAAAGCGTGCACCTTCCGCTCGGGGGTGTCGTAGATCTTGCGGAGGTTCTTGATCTGGATTCTTGTCGGCATCAGCAAATAGCGTCCTCAGGTGGCGGACTTCCCAAAACAACAAACAACCGCTTTTTTCCTGTACGGGGTCGGAATCCTACCAAATTTTCTCCTTTTTCGAAAGCAACCGTCCCGCGCGGAGGCTTCGCTTCCGCCGGGCGGGGCCGCCGGGCCCGGCCGGAGAGGGGAGGTCTTTTTCCCGGTGGAGCCTCGGGCCTTTTCCCCTCCAGGCGTTTTCTGCTAGTATTCGAGCCTCGGGTCCGCGCCGCCCGGGCTCTCGTCTTTTTACTCCTCTCTGGGAGAGGAAGCAGGCGTCAAGCGAGGAAACATGGCCCAGGAACAAGCCCAGCCCATCGCGTTCCCCGCGCTCCTGCAGGGTTCTCAGGCGAAAATTGCCCTCTTCCTGACGAAGCTCCGCCCCATCCTTCCCTTCGTCGTAGTCCTCGCGCTCTGGCAGTTCGCCGCCATGCAGGCGACGGGCGGCCTCAAGCTGCTCTTTCCGACGCCTCTCGCGGTGTTGATCCGCGCGTGGGAGCTCACCTTCCATCCGCTCTTCACCGCATGGATGGCGGGAGAGGTCCAGGGGCTGTCCGACTTCCTGACCTACCTCGGGAAGGGCGCCCTCTGGTGGCACTTCCTGGCCACCGCCTGGAGACTTCCCTTCTCGTTCATCACCGCCGCGGTTGTCGGGGTGATCCTCGGCCTAATGATGGGCCGTTCCTCCTTCTGGGAATCGTTCTTTGTTCCCCTGATCGCATTCGTGACACCCATCCCCGCCCTGGCGTGGACCCCCATCGCCGTCATCTGGTTCGGCCTGGGCGATCGGACTGTCATCATTGTTTCAACCATCGCAGCGGCCCTCCCCATAACCCAGGCCGTGTGGATCGGCGTGAAGACGATCAACCCGGTGTGGGTCCGGGCGGCGCGGTCCATGAACGCGAGCAAGCTGAAGATCTTCCGTACCGTCGTCCTCCCCGGCTCGCTGCCGATGGTGCTGGGCGGCCTGCGCCTCGGCCTGGGCCGCGCGTGGATCGCCCTGGTCGGCGCCGAGGCCCTCGCGGGCCTCCGCTGGGGGCTCTCGGCCGGCATCTTCGACTCGGTGGAGTACCTGGACGTCCCCTTCATGCTGGTGTCCATCGCCACGCTCGGCCTGTTCGGCTACCTGCTGGGCGAGAAGGTCCTCTTCCAGCCCCTCGAGCGCCGCACCGTGGTCAAGTGGGGGATGATGGAGGCCATCGGCGCCCAAAACAAGAAGGTGTAGGGCGCGGAACGGCCTGGGCCGGGCCCGCCCGGCGCATGTTGCGGTCCAAAGGAGCGATATGCGTAGCATCGACATCCACGCGCACCTCACTCCCCAGTGTTTCTGGCGGGCGACCGAGAACGGCGGCGACTGGCACAGCATCCGGCGTGAGAAGGACGCCCGCGGCACCGAAGTGGCCCTGGTCGGGGACAGCCGGCAGCCGCTGCCGCCCCGGGCGCGCTGGACGCCCGAGGAGCGCCTGGCCGACATGGATTCGCTCGGCGTCGACGTCCACGTCGTCTCGCCCTACGTGGGGTTCTACAACTACCACCTCCCGGTCAAGACGACCCAGGCCACCGCTCGCGCCATCAACGACGAGATCAGCGAGATGGTGCGGGCGCGGCCGCAGCGGTTCGCCGGGCTGGGCACGCTCGCCATGCAGGACGTGAAGGCCGCCATCGCCGAGCTGGAACGGTGCCTGGCCCAGCTCGGGCTCAAGGGGGCCGAGATCAACGACCACGTCAACGGGCGGACCCTCGACGATCCCGAGTACCGTCCCTTCTGGCGGGCCGCCGAGCAGATGGACGCCGTGATCTTCTTCCACCAGGCCATGGAGACCGTGGTGAGCGCGCGCAGCAAGCGGTATCACCTGCCCAACAGCATCGGCAATCTCGCCGACCGGGCGGTGACCTTCGCCACGCTGGTCCACGGCGGCGTCATGGACGAGTGTCCGAACCTCAAGATCGTGCTCGGCCACGGGGGCGGGTACACCTGCTACGGGATCGGTCGCATGGACCACGCCTGGAAGGTGCGCGCGGAGGCCCGGGTCAACATCGCCCAGCCCCCGAGCGCCTACCTCTCGCGCTTCTACTACGACTGCATCGTGTACACGGAAGAAGCCCTGCGCTATCTCATCGACACGGTGGGCGTCGAGCGCGTGGTGTTCGGCACCGACTGGCCCTACGACATGGCCCTGGACTGGCCGGTGGCCTGGATCCTCGGCATGAAGAGCCTCACCCAGGATGAGAAAGAGGCGATCCTGTACCGGAATCTGGAATCGTTACTGAAGATCTGACGAGGGAACGGCCATAGACATCGGCTGCCAGCTTCCCATGGTGCCGACGCGCGAGGCGCTCACGACGTTCGCGCGCGCGGCCGAAGGCCATCGGATGGCCTCGCTCTGGGTCAGCGACCACGTCGTCATTCCCTACGACTCGTCCGGCTATGGGCGTGGCGGCCGCTTCCATCATCCGCCGGACAAGCCGTACCTGGAGCCGGTGAGCCTCCTGGCCGCCGCCGCGATGTGCACGGACCACGCGCGGTTGGGGGCCTCGGTGTTCATTCTCGGTCACCGCCATCCCGTGGTGATGGCCAAGATGCTGGCCACCATCGACGCCCTGTCGGGCGGGCGGCTGATCTGCGGGGTGGGCGTCGGCTGGTGGAAGCAGGAGCTGGAGATCCTGGGGGCACCGTTCCACGCCCGCGGCCGTCAGGCCGACGAGATCCTCCGCATCTTCAAGACGCTGTGGACGTCCGACGACCCTCGCTTCGAGGGCGAGTTCTTCCGCTTCCGCGATCTCGGGTTTGCGCCCAAGCCGGTGCAGAAGCCCCATCCGCCTATCTGGGTGGGTGGCGACAGCCCGGGGGCCTTCCGGCGAGTCGTCGCTCTCGGCGACGGCTGGCACGCCTCGGGCAAGACGCCGGCGGAGATGCGCAACCGCATGGCGCGGATCCGGGAGCTGGCCGAAGCCGCCCGGCGCCCGTGGGAGTCCATCACCATCTCGCTGCGCTTCGGGCTGAGCGAGGAGCTCGTCCGCCAGGGTCCGCAGGCCGTCGTCGATCTGTTCGGCGAGTACGAGCGCCTGGGCGTCGCTCACCTCATGGTCGACTTTCGCCGCGACGAGCTGGGGCGCATGCTGGAGCTGCTCGATTTGCTCGCCACGAAGATCCGGCCGGGGGTGTAGGGGGTCGTTGCTGATGCGATCGAG
The window above is part of the Candidatus Methylomirabilota bacterium genome. Proteins encoded here:
- a CDS encoding M48 family metalloprotease → MLTPILLLAAVTVAGSGCARNPVSGRPEVTLVSAEQERRMGQEEAEKVETQIGLLDDARLTAYLEALGQRLARESPRQDVAYRFHIVDMTEPNAFALPGGYIYVSRGLLALMNAEDELAGVVGHEIAHVAARHSVQRISKQGPIAALFGIASGIAGLVVPLAGDVIGGIGDLTQSLIFAPYSRSQETEADRVGQDIAARAGWDPAALSKSLTALGREADLMSQVPRRPSFFDSHPATPDRVARTAEHARTSTRASRPPLSASAAAFVARLDGLVVGPRAARGVIVGRTFVHPAANVFIEFPEKWAVQQTPDKVLAVSPDREAAVLLRAAGKGQDPLDGARALEKATKSPIVAGTERITINGLPAAHTGLEADGKVGVDLTWIAHGGTIFQVVGLAPRQRFASVRPTLAAVTRTFRPLTATERAGVTERRIRLITARAGETIEALASRSRSAWTKEELAVANGLAVSDRLTAGQVIKAAIAEPYQPGPAR
- a CDS encoding mandelate racemase/muconate lactonizing enzyme family protein, whose protein sequence is MKITGVHATWVHVPIPYERQHTSDFGRAASFDSVVVKVATDDGLVGWGEAKAGVGSAASSHGLAAIINHDLAPLLLGQDPRDVSRLWDVMYNTPRQGYAIARGHGLPQLGRRGLSISAIAGVDIALWDLLGKSLGAPVWRLLGGRRAERMPAYASGGWADEARIGEQLLGYVEKGGFRAVKMRVGVMDGEPHRSAARVRAARKALGPDIKLMADAHGTWTVAEAKAFCRMVEECDLYWLEEPVTADDKAGLAEVRRASAVPIATGESDFTRHDFREIAELRGADVLQPDLAIAGGLTEGLRIGAIASAFNLRLAPHLWSGAPAFAAGTALAASQSAGFILEYSLGANPLLHELVHETFAVVDGHVEIPDRPGLGITVDEDFVRRYARS
- a CDS encoding peroxiredoxin produces the protein MAVRIGDEAPDFTAETTQGKIRFHEWIGDSWVILFSHPKDFTPVCTTELGYMAGLKPEFDKRNTKIIGLSVDPVTDHQAWSKDIQETQGHAVTYPMIGDADMTVAKLYDMIHPNAIPGKRTAVDNATVRTVFVIGPDKKVKATLAYPMSTGRNFDEVLRLLDSCQLTAKHVIATPVNWKPGQDVIIPTSVSDEDAKKKYPQGFKTHKPYLRTVAQPK
- a CDS encoding thiamine pyrophosphate-dependent enzyme produces the protein MKVKATNGLARILKAEGIPWVSCYPTSPVNNALGEEGVPILMMGEERFAVAVADAFSRVTCGKQIGVCTVMAGLNAAGIQMAYGAIGQAWEDSSPLLVIAEGLGQGASRHTHFDMAGAFRSVTKWVGEIDRAELVPAYVRRAFTHLRSGRPGPVLLLVPRDLGEYDDDEHPYAPVKGWRSGPDPDDVKAAIKALLAARNPLLYVGEGVLYADATAELLQFAELAQVPVLTTLKGKSAFPEHHALSVGVRGSVAERFLRGCDLLFSIGGSLFPNRFSHAVPDADRKTIVQCTVDTLDINRSYETRHAVIGDAKLSLQALTDELARRTGGAPKKPELLAEIRAAREEFRAKFRPLMESNETPINPYRVLGDLMKVLDPKSSFVTADSGNTRDQTSTVYEAHIPRGYLGWGNVSTLGFSLAGAAAAKLAYPDRQCVHITGDAGVCYMMGNFEAVARYKIGITTLHINNGGYSGYGPGFWGAGHDPYTWQVSEHSSACMSAMARAVGFHGEDVREPSEIIPALKRAFVENAKGRPAFVEFICSHYPVHGGWVRPGG
- a CDS encoding ABC transporter substrate-binding protein; the protein is MKRTLLGFVVAAMAVVLLAPGWPATPAEAADKLRIGVHRAIMGSFDVVADRKGYWKEEGLDYTVQYFKQGKLMRNAVIQGNLDTGTTGFSPFVTAVSKGAKVTGVGVTTEICATSGRIMVPKDSPVKSVADLKGKTFATLDGTSTDIAFRSKILPKHGLKVDDLKYLNVVATERVAAIVAGNADAALIGDPQAEIAVQKGLVRELENLCQVDRTRMMHIGNPQTLAKNRELMEKYFKGWLKAHKLLKENPEEYAKVYHQALQEVGDKTAYEVVLAVIKRLPSSPFLTDLTRQDLQDIAKTQVGLGYIKDYPDFAKGYSQDDSLLRKVAKEMGFEVPAN
- a CDS encoding ABC transporter permease, which encodes MRITETAAAPLDLDLGPPRKQVVSIWVRLRVVYPFLAVLTFWELAAWYAQRRHNLGQLFPTLEDISIRAWELVAGPLMKALQEEPRLTFLDYFYYLGQSEILQHTLATGWRLLLAFLIGAVLGVAIGILMGRYSFWESFFVPLLAVVLPIPALVWVPLATIWFGLGNSTVIIVVSFAVFIPIAFGVWTGVKTVNPIWIRAAQSMNASKITIFRTVVLPGSLSMIMSSLRIGMARAWRAGVAAEFFSGIDTGLSAAIFLHGQEFLDIAFMMVALAVLGAFGYGLERILFQPIESRTLVRWGMMEAMGAQGRRS
- a CDS encoding ABC transporter ATP-binding protein, which translates into the protein MPTRIQIKNLRKIYDTPERKVHALENVNLDIEDGEFLCLVGLSGCGKTTLLNILAGFVEITSGQILMEGKPLTEDYDKGVVFQEYALFPWRTASKNVEYGLEVRRVPADKRKQIARDLLRLVRLEEFADFYPHNLSGGMRQRVAVARALAFDPQVLLMDEPFGALDAQTREELQELTVDVWQKTKKTVVYVTHNLSEAVYLGTRVVVFLPRPGRIREVLTVTLPRPREALSPEFVDIQRKLDQLIREA
- a CDS encoding ABC transporter permease subunit — protein: MAQEQAQPIAFPALLQGSQAKIALFLTKLRPILPFVVVLALWQFAAMQATGGLKLLFPTPLAVLIRAWELTFHPLFTAWMAGEVQGLSDFLTYLGKGALWWHFLATAWRLPFSFITAAVVGVILGLMMGRSSFWESFFVPLIAFVTPIPALAWTPIAVIWFGLGDRTVIIVSTIAAALPITQAVWIGVKTINPVWVRAARSMNASKLKIFRTVVLPGSLPMVLGGLRLGLGRAWIALVGAEALAGLRWGLSAGIFDSVEYLDVPFMLVSIATLGLFGYLLGEKVLFQPLERRTVVKWGMMEAIGAQNKKV
- a CDS encoding amidohydrolase family protein, with the translated sequence MRSIDIHAHLTPQCFWRATENGGDWHSIRREKDARGTEVALVGDSRQPLPPRARWTPEERLADMDSLGVDVHVVSPYVGFYNYHLPVKTTQATARAINDEISEMVRARPQRFAGLGTLAMQDVKAAIAELERCLAQLGLKGAEINDHVNGRTLDDPEYRPFWRAAEQMDAVIFFHQAMETVVSARSKRYHLPNSIGNLADRAVTFATLVHGGVMDECPNLKIVLGHGGGYTCYGIGRMDHAWKVRAEARVNIAQPPSAYLSRFYYDCIVYTEEALRYLIDTVGVERVVFGTDWPYDMALDWPVAWILGMKSLTQDEKEAILYRNLESLLKI
- a CDS encoding LLM class F420-dependent oxidoreductase, which translates into the protein MVPTREALTTFARAAEGHRMASLWVSDHVVIPYDSSGYGRGGRFHHPPDKPYLEPVSLLAAAAMCTDHARLGASVFILGHRHPVVMAKMLATIDALSGGRLICGVGVGWWKQELEILGAPFHARGRQADEILRIFKTLWTSDDPRFEGEFFRFRDLGFAPKPVQKPHPPIWVGGDSPGAFRRVVALGDGWHASGKTPAEMRNRMARIRELAEAARRPWESITISLRFGLSEELVRQGPQAVVDLFGEYERLGVAHLMVDFRRDELGRMLELLDLLATKIRPGV